From the Desulfovibrio sp. JY genome, one window contains:
- the mraZ gene encoding division/cell wall cluster transcriptional repressor MraZ gives MFRGHSYRSLDPKGRLMLPPEYREEVLRLMPEGRIMLTNNFDGAVTGYPMPAWEEVEASFQAGNKLDPRIRDLERFYISGAMEVSLDKQGRILIPPYLRTFAQLDKELVLAGVGEKFEIWNQAAFEDRRRQVGLRFDADLANLAASGVTLKL, from the coding sequence GTGTTCAGAGGGCATTCCTATCGCAGCCTGGACCCCAAGGGTCGGCTGATGCTGCCTCCCGAGTATCGGGAGGAGGTCTTGCGCCTTATGCCCGAGGGCCGGATCATGCTCACCAACAACTTCGATGGCGCCGTCACGGGGTATCCCATGCCCGCCTGGGAGGAGGTCGAAGCGAGCTTTCAGGCCGGCAACAAGCTGGACCCGAGGATTCGGGACCTGGAGCGGTTCTACATTTCCGGGGCCATGGAAGTGAGCCTGGACAAGCAGGGGCGCATTCTCATTCCGCCGTACCTGCGCACCTTCGCCCAGTTGGACAAGGAATTGGTGTTGGCCGGAGTGGGAGAGAAGTTCGAGATCTGGAATCAGGCCGCCTTCGAGGACCGCCGGCGACAGGTGGGGCTGCGTTTCGACGCCGACCTCGCCAATCTGGCCGCCTCGGGCGTGACGCTCAAGCTCTAG
- a CDS encoding HD domain-containing protein: protein MRSRPNLDVPAGLEEEYYQINPDILQSFNKFRPPLSIYRFIENVGRIASYYKVGERLSKEQTEELAELVAAGVIFVSRDDHPIYVKHISYQLDLVLLDKHLTESEIADIFQIALTRRMEAFFDQPVQLVYDKVREDVLVLTEYVWEDFHRARALAKRVHGVHSLPNHAVNCGLMGLYLFLSGQSENFKEAKNARTILDRTILGLFLHDLGMTRVPAMIRDKTKPLLPDEMQKIRGHTMAGYEMLARLDIKFPEMERCVSEHHERLDGSGYPQKLGMGAISETGLLAGVVDSYCAMRTKRIYAPAMEPLTAAKKLLDDGRRYPADVVKRLLGLLAGPK, encoded by the coding sequence ATGCGCAGCAGGCCGAATCTCGATGTACCGGCGGGTCTGGAGGAGGAGTACTACCAGATCAACCCTGACATTCTTCAAAGCTTCAACAAGTTTCGCCCTCCCCTTTCCATCTACCGCTTCATAGAGAACGTCGGCCGCATCGCATCCTATTATAAGGTGGGGGAGCGCCTCTCCAAAGAGCAAACGGAAGAACTGGCCGAGCTCGTAGCCGCGGGCGTCATCTTCGTCTCCCGCGACGACCATCCCATCTACGTCAAGCACATCAGTTACCAGCTCGATCTGGTGCTGCTCGACAAGCATCTGACGGAATCCGAGATCGCGGACATCTTTCAGATCGCCCTGACCCGGCGGATGGAAGCCTTTTTCGACCAGCCGGTGCAGCTCGTCTACGACAAGGTGCGCGAGGACGTCCTGGTGCTGACCGAATACGTCTGGGAGGATTTCCACCGGGCCAGGGCCCTGGCCAAACGCGTGCACGGCGTGCATTCCCTGCCCAACCACGCGGTCAACTGCGGGCTGATGGGACTTTACCTCTTTCTTTCCGGGCAGTCGGAAAACTTCAAGGAGGCCAAGAACGCCCGTACGATCCTGGATCGGACCATTCTCGGCCTTTTCCTCCACGACCTGGGCATGACCCGGGTGCCGGCGATGATCCGCGACAAGACCAAGCCGCTGCTCCCCGACGAGATGCAGAAGATTCGCGGCCATACCATGGCCGGCTACGAGATGCTGGCGCGTCTCGACATCAAGTTTCCCGAGATGGAGCGGTGCGTCTCCGAGCACCACGAGCGACTCGACGGCTCGGGCTACCCGCAAAAGCTCGGCATGGGGGCCATTTCCGAAACCGGACTTCTGGCCGGAGTGGTGGATTCGTACTGCGCCATGCGCACCAAGCGGATCTATGCCCCGGCCATGGAACCGCTGACGGCGGCCAAGAAGCTCCTGGACGACGGGCGGCGCTACCCGGCCGATGTCGTCAAACGCCTGCTCGGCCTTTTGGCCGGCCCGAAATAG
- a CDS encoding CBS domain-containing protein — protein sequence MIRKRAFDALRADVLVVDAGESLDAVADKLQAHLETRPDLDAVVVLRQGRFLGIVSLRTLLSDLNDCALEASLRTSLGDDDFEQTYRDACRHCMARKAFDAARRDIPVVAPADPLHLVLDAMIKADSRFAVVIEGERLLGLVPLAEIFREMRRECAPL from the coding sequence ATGATACGCAAACGCGCCTTTGACGCCTTGCGCGCGGACGTCCTTGTCGTCGACGCCGGGGAGTCCCTGGACGCCGTGGCCGACAAGCTGCAGGCGCACCTGGAAACGCGGCCCGACCTCGATGCCGTCGTGGTCCTGCGCCAGGGCCGGTTTCTCGGCATCGTCAGCCTGCGCACCCTGCTTTCGGACTTAAACGACTGCGCCCTGGAAGCGAGCCTGCGCACGAGCCTCGGCGACGACGATTTCGAGCAGACCTACCGCGACGCCTGCCGCCACTGCATGGCCCGCAAGGCCTTCGATGCCGCCCGCCGCGACATTCCCGTCGTGGCCCCGGCCGATCCGCTGCATCTGGTGCTCGACGCCATGATCAAGGCCGACAGCCGCTTCGCCGTGGTCATCGAGGGCGAACGCCTGCTCGGACTCGTGCCCCTGGCCGAGATATTTCGGGAAATGCGCCGCGAATGCGCTCCCCTTTGA
- a CDS encoding class I SAM-dependent methyltransferase yields MFNFFNLLSTKSITTINERLALACTGSSLQEGSIIIEVGSAYGGSAYIFTETAPTSSLYCIDIADSLDDSLIDRSKLSFFKGTAPDFLRYHPDINIDLLYIDGDHRFDGVFLDFMTLAPRVREGGLILFHDVDSFHPGVYTFVETLKRNWPACAFQQIDKLCIFKKSEDIPQIPMDEYTTTLEFMSLSFNKESMGPEDLLSFTSAVFNKNSIYIGKGKRGLLGSKLLGLNFDSFIDSDQVTKRDGKYFVFSTFYQTIRHFLISKKCISPENIFFFDDSILSYYIYNDMFKNGGGVIDTLYPSEMGSKICKQFLLSQMERSPIQRNCSNFLTHLVNHDFL; encoded by the coding sequence ATGTTTAACTTCTTCAATCTATTGTCGACAAAGTCCATTACAACAATAAATGAACGGCTTGCCTTGGCCTGTACAGGCTCCTCTTTGCAAGAAGGAAGCATCATAATAGAAGTTGGCAGCGCTTATGGTGGCTCAGCATATATATTTACTGAAACAGCCCCAACCAGTTCGCTCTATTGCATTGACATCGCCGATTCACTTGATGATTCGCTCATTGACAGGTCAAAATTGTCTTTTTTTAAAGGGACAGCCCCTGATTTTTTAAGATATCATCCTGACATTAATATTGATTTACTCTATATTGATGGCGACCATCGTTTTGATGGCGTCTTTTTGGACTTTATGACCCTTGCTCCGCGCGTCAGGGAGGGGGGACTCATTTTATTCCATGATGTGGACTCATTCCACCCAGGAGTCTATACCTTCGTTGAAACACTAAAACGAAATTGGCCAGCTTGCGCATTCCAGCAAATTGACAAACTTTGTATTTTTAAAAAAAGCGAGGATATCCCCCAAATCCCCATGGACGAATATACAACGACATTGGAATTCATGTCGTTATCTTTCAACAAAGAGAGCATGGGCCCGGAAGATCTTCTCAGCTTTACAAGCGCAGTTTTTAACAAAAACAGCATTTACATTGGCAAAGGGAAACGAGGCTTGCTCGGAAGCAAACTCTTAGGATTAAATTTTGATAGCTTTATCGATTCAGACCAAGTTACGAAACGGGATGGGAAGTATTTTGTTTTTAGCACCTTCTATCAGACTATCCGTCATTTCTTGATATCCAAAAAATGCATATCTCCTGAAAATATATTTTTCTTTGATGACTCTATTTTATCTTATTATATTTATAATGACATGTTCAAGAATGGAGGAGGCGTTATCGATACGCTCTACCCTTCCGAAATGGGCAGCAAGATATGCAAACAGTTTCTTTTATCCCAAATGGAACGGTCTCCAATTCAGAGAAATTGTTCCAATTTTCTTACCCACCTCGTAAACCATGACTTCCTGTAA
- a CDS encoding HD domain-containing protein — protein MVSVRKSLLQLLFAGSFMKRWNDKHRGMELVEIDKQAHKMMVAWMLYELNSTHLSEPERLTLGLDIVEGGLFEYLYRLVITDIKPPVFYKIKAKPEHYRQLTAWVLEQLEPRVRELGEDFWSRLTTYFAVPESDVPARRILDAAHLYASGWEYSLIKRDNPWDDELLEIESSFTDGLARFADLHGVRELAAGLFEGQKTPLGHFGRLLGQLRFQTRWSQTPRIPETSVLGHMFLVAAYGYFFSLAVDACPARRLNNFFAGLVHDMPELLTRDIISPVKQSVVQLGGMIKEYEREELERRVFSVLKRGGYAGLADRLAYLLGIEVGSEFYESVRDEAGRARRVSSEELGGACNLDAFDPKDGELLKVCDSLAAFIEAYTALRNGITSDQLQQAVWRLRNKYAATTLFNRVHVGALLADFD, from the coding sequence ATGGTCAGCGTCCGCAAAAGTCTGCTCCAACTGCTGTTCGCCGGCTCGTTCATGAAGCGGTGGAACGACAAGCACCGTGGCATGGAACTGGTGGAGATCGACAAGCAGGCCCACAAGATGATGGTGGCCTGGATGCTCTACGAGCTCAACAGCACCCATCTGTCCGAACCCGAGCGGCTGACCCTGGGGCTCGATATCGTCGAGGGCGGCCTGTTCGAATACCTCTACCGGCTCGTCATCACCGACATCAAGCCCCCCGTCTTCTATAAGATAAAGGCGAAACCCGAGCATTACCGACAGCTCACGGCCTGGGTTCTGGAGCAGCTCGAACCGCGCGTGCGCGAATTGGGCGAGGATTTCTGGTCGCGGCTGACGACCTATTTCGCCGTGCCCGAGTCGGACGTGCCGGCCCGGCGCATCCTGGACGCGGCCCATCTGTATGCCAGCGGCTGGGAGTATTCCCTCATAAAGCGCGACAATCCCTGGGACGACGAGCTGCTCGAGATCGAATCGTCGTTTACCGACGGCCTGGCCCGGTTTGCCGACCTGCATGGGGTCAGGGAGCTCGCGGCCGGGCTTTTCGAGGGCCAGAAGACGCCGCTTGGGCATTTCGGCCGGCTGCTCGGCCAGTTGCGTTTCCAGACGCGCTGGTCCCAGACGCCGCGCATCCCGGAAACCTCGGTGCTCGGCCATATGTTTCTGGTCGCGGCCTACGGCTATTTCTTCAGCCTGGCTGTTGACGCCTGCCCGGCCCGGCGGCTCAACAACTTTTTCGCCGGCCTGGTCCACGACATGCCCGAACTGCTCACGCGCGACATCATTTCCCCGGTCAAGCAGTCGGTGGTGCAGCTTGGCGGCATGATCAAGGAATACGAGCGGGAGGAGCTGGAACGCCGAGTATTTTCGGTGCTCAAGCGCGGCGGCTATGCCGGATTGGCCGACCGGCTGGCCTATCTGCTCGGCATCGAGGTGGGTTCGGAGTTCTACGAGTCCGTGCGGGACGAGGCGGGGAGGGCGCGGCGTGTCTCGTCCGAGGAGCTCGGCGGCGCGTGCAACCTGGACGCCTTCGATCCCAAGGACGGGGAATTGCTCAAGGTCTGCGATTCGTTGGCCGCCTTCATCGAGGCCTATACGGCGCTGCGAAACGGCATCACCTCCGACCAGCTCCAGCAGGCGGTCTGGCGGCTACGCAACAAGTACGCGGCCACGACGCTGTTTAACCGGGTGCATGTGGGGGCGCTTCTGGCCGATTTCGATTAG
- the rplM gene encoding 50S ribosomal protein L13, which yields MKTFSPTPKDINRNWFVVDASDKILGRLASAVAVRLRGKHKAEFAPHMDTGDFIVVVNAAKIKTTGRKLDKKMYYRHSGWIGGLKETSLRDMLAKKPEEVIRKAVRGMLPKNRLGRAMLKKLKVYAGEAHPHEAQKPETLDV from the coding sequence ATGAAAACGTTTAGCCCGACGCCCAAAGATATCAACCGGAACTGGTTCGTGGTCGACGCCTCGGACAAGATTCTCGGCCGCTTGGCGTCCGCCGTGGCCGTGCGCCTGCGCGGTAAGCACAAGGCGGAATTTGCCCCCCATATGGACACCGGCGATTTTATTGTCGTGGTCAATGCCGCCAAGATCAAGACCACCGGCCGCAAGCTGGACAAGAAAATGTACTATCGCCATTCCGGCTGGATTGGCGGCCTCAAGGAAACCTCCCTGCGCGACATGCTGGCCAAAAAGCCCGAAGAGGTCATCCGCAAGGCCGTGCGGGGCATGCTGCCCAAGAATCGCCTTGGCCGGGCGATGCTGAAAAAACTCAAGGTTTACGCCGGCGAGGCCCATCCCCACGAGGCTCAGAAGCCCGAAACCCTCGACGTGTAA
- the rpsI gene encoding 30S ribosomal protein S9: protein MSDEFFYGTGRRKSAVARTRLYKGNGRILINDRPFEEYFPRPTLAAIVRQALLLTKLDGRVDVKVNVAGGGMTGQAEAVRHGISRALCTLDPELRGVLKKAGLLTRDSREKERKKYGQRGARARFQYSKR from the coding sequence ATGAGTGACGAATTCTTTTACGGCACCGGCCGCCGCAAGTCCGCCGTGGCCCGGACCCGCCTCTACAAGGGCAACGGACGTATCCTGATCAACGACCGTCCCTTCGAGGAATATTTTCCCCGTCCCACCCTGGCCGCCATCGTGCGCCAGGCGCTGCTTCTGACCAAGCTCGACGGCCGCGTCGACGTGAAGGTCAATGTGGCCGGCGGCGGCATGACCGGCCAGGCCGAAGCCGTGCGCCACGGCATCTCCCGGGCGCTGTGCACGCTTGATCCCGAACTGCGCGGCGTGCTGAAGAAAGCCGGCCTGCTCACCCGCGATTCCCGCGAAAAGGAACGTAAAAAGTACGGCCAACGCGGCGCCCGCGCCAGGTTCCAGTACTCGAAGCGTTAA
- a CDS encoding C-GCAxxG-C-C family protein has translation MTRQEVEQTAFSAMSTGYNCAETILHMAISHFGLADAGVSTRIATCFGGGIGRSHDGMCGALSGSIMALGLAYGRDAADQPPPVGLDMAADFRKRFIARFGSSCCRELLDRFGPQQGWTACKRLVAGTAGMLHETLMEQRRSR, from the coding sequence ATGACACGGCAGGAAGTCGAACAGACCGCCTTTTCGGCCATGTCCACGGGCTACAACTGCGCCGAGACGATCCTCCATATGGCCATTTCCCATTTCGGCCTTGCCGACGCGGGCGTGTCCACGCGCATCGCCACGTGTTTCGGCGGCGGCATCGGCCGTTCCCATGACGGGATGTGCGGCGCCCTTTCCGGCTCGATCATGGCGCTCGGGCTGGCCTACGGTCGCGATGCGGCCGATCAGCCGCCCCCTGTCGGACTGGATATGGCGGCGGATTTCCGGAAGCGTTTCATCGCACGGTTTGGTTCAAGTTGTTGCCGGGAACTGCTCGACCGGTTCGGACCGCAGCAAGGCTGGACCGCCTGCAAGCGCCTCGTGGCAGGTACCGCCGGCATGCTGCACGAAACCCTCATGGAGCAACGCCGGTCGCGCTAG
- a CDS encoding LysR family transcriptional regulator — protein sequence MELRDIKTFVAVASLLNFNQAGKVVHAAQSTVSMRVQALENELGVRLFDRLGRRVVLTEAGKRLLEYGRKLLDLEEEARAWVAGESSCGALTVRMPESLCTWRLPTVLGHFRARCPDVRLRLIPCAFDGLTEDLRRGVTDVAFVMAADMPHRDMQAAFLGSESLVVVAATDDPLAGRSGVGPDALEEGSLLFATSDCSYRRLFESLLAEAGCRQQPVVECGSVEAVRHYVMAGLGITVMPEIAVRAELAAGRLAALDWEEPLETGVLMVWHKDKWISQPLAVFMDCCRQWLMAEA from the coding sequence ATGGAACTGCGGGATATCAAGACGTTCGTGGCCGTGGCTTCTCTGCTCAACTTCAACCAGGCCGGCAAAGTGGTGCACGCCGCCCAATCCACGGTGTCCATGCGGGTTCAGGCCTTGGAAAACGAGCTTGGAGTGCGGCTTTTCGATCGGCTCGGACGTCGGGTCGTGCTGACCGAGGCCGGAAAGCGACTCCTGGAATATGGCCGCAAGCTTCTGGATCTGGAAGAGGAGGCCCGGGCCTGGGTCGCGGGCGAATCATCTTGCGGCGCGCTGACGGTGCGGATGCCGGAGTCGCTTTGCACTTGGCGATTGCCCACCGTGCTCGGCCATTTTCGTGCTCGCTGCCCCGACGTGCGGTTGCGGCTCATTCCCTGCGCTTTCGACGGGTTGACCGAAGACCTGCGGCGGGGCGTGACGGATGTGGCTTTCGTCATGGCCGCAGATATGCCGCACCGGGATATGCAGGCCGCGTTTCTGGGAAGTGAGTCGCTGGTGGTCGTGGCCGCGACGGACGACCCGCTCGCCGGACGCTCAGGCGTCGGCCCCGATGCTCTGGAGGAGGGCTCGTTGCTTTTCGCCACCTCGGATTGCAGCTACCGGCGGCTTTTCGAGAGTCTCCTGGCCGAGGCCGGCTGCCGGCAACAGCCGGTCGTGGAATGCGGCTCCGTGGAAGCCGTACGGCATTATGTGATGGCGGGACTGGGAATCACGGTCATGCCGGAGATCGCCGTGCGCGCGGAACTGGCAGCCGGACGGCTGGCCGCCCTGGACTGGGAGGAGCCGCTTGAAACCGGTGTGCTCATGGTCTGGCACAAGGACAAGTGGATCAGTCAGCCCCTTGCCGTGTTCATGGATTGCTGCCGGCAATGGCTGATGGCGGAGGCGTGA
- a CDS encoding C-GCAxxG-C-C family protein: protein MTVKPAQPRIPLARMTGCDRKENAMTRKQTQQYAFDAISSGFNCAETLVRTGTASLGITPSDLPSRVATGFGGGLARSKAELCGALAGGTMVLGFAYGRDNAEASSEAACVAAAVFRERFIALHGSSCCGTLLETFGEQENWSACKRLVAETAGLLHDVITEMADEIDRPTFQAGSPSLGERQPV from the coding sequence ATGACGGTCAAACCCGCCCAGCCAAGGATTCCCCTGGCGCGCATGACGGGGTGCGACCGCAAGGAGAACGCGATGACACGCAAGCAAACGCAACAGTACGCCTTTGACGCCATTTCCTCGGGATTCAACTGCGCCGAGACCTTGGTACGCACCGGCACCGCCAGCCTCGGCATCACCCCATCGGATTTACCGAGCCGTGTCGCCACCGGCTTTGGCGGAGGGCTCGCGCGTTCGAAAGCGGAACTTTGCGGCGCCCTGGCCGGGGGAACCATGGTGCTCGGGTTCGCCTATGGGCGCGACAACGCGGAAGCCTCTTCCGAAGCGGCCTGCGTCGCGGCGGCGGTGTTTCGGGAACGATTCATCGCGCTTCATGGATCGAGTTGTTGTGGGACGCTGCTCGAAACCTTCGGTGAGCAGGAAAACTGGTCGGCCTGCAAGCGCCTGGTTGCCGAAACCGCCGGTCTGCTCCATGATGTGATCACGGAGATGGCGGACGAAATTGACCGTCCGACCTTCCAGGCGGGTTCCCCTTCCCTTGGGGAAAGACAGCCCGTATAA